From a single Armatimonadota bacterium genomic region:
- a CDS encoding ammonium transporter, which translates to MALPGKPERAGRMWLAAALGLLVAGSAAAPALAADPSGSATLARQPEAAVNFTWTLVAAFLVFFMQAGFALLGAGLIRSKNTVNYLTKSFMDFCMASLSFWAFGFALMFGGSRLAPGLEAGGTLAGFSGFFLARGSYDVSAAMLWLFQMVFAATAATIVAGAVAERMKITAYLAYSFLIGALIYPIYGHWVWGGGWLATLPWGAGARDFAGSGVVHAVGGLLALVGAAMTGPRLGKFNRDGTANAIPGHNMVYAVTGTFVLFFGWFGFNAGSTLAATDLRTAVIATNTFLAGTAGAVTALYYALVRSGRADVVMACNGALAGLVGITAPCAYVAPWAAVVIGAVGALIMVGVSAFVERVLKVDDPVGAIAVHAGGGLWGLLAVGIFADGTYGGVRGLITGAGGQMLAQLVSIGAVLAWSLGTGFLMFWFLKATMGLRASPEEELSGLDVPEHGIECYPELQLVPVMGASEPPAMRREVGA; encoded by the coding sequence ATGGCCTTGCCGGGAAAGCCAGAGCGCGCGGGACGTATGTGGCTGGCCGCAGCCCTCGGCCTGCTGGTCGCAGGCTCCGCCGCAGCACCCGCCCTGGCCGCCGATCCGTCCGGGAGCGCCACCCTGGCCCGTCAGCCCGAGGCCGCCGTCAACTTCACCTGGACGCTGGTGGCCGCCTTCCTGGTCTTCTTCATGCAGGCGGGGTTCGCCCTGCTGGGTGCAGGGCTGATCCGCTCCAAGAACACGGTCAACTACCTGACCAAGAGCTTCATGGACTTCTGCATGGCCTCGCTCTCCTTCTGGGCCTTCGGCTTCGCCCTGATGTTCGGCGGCTCCAGGCTGGCCCCAGGCCTGGAGGCCGGAGGCACCCTGGCGGGCTTCTCCGGATTCTTCCTGGCCCGCGGGAGCTACGACGTCTCCGCTGCGATGCTGTGGCTGTTCCAGATGGTCTTCGCCGCCACGGCGGCGACCATCGTCGCCGGCGCGGTGGCCGAGCGCATGAAGATCACTGCTTACCTGGCCTACAGCTTCCTCATCGGCGCGCTTATCTACCCCATCTACGGGCACTGGGTCTGGGGCGGGGGCTGGCTGGCAACCCTGCCCTGGGGCGCGGGGGCGCGGGACTTCGCTGGCTCCGGCGTCGTGCACGCCGTGGGCGGGCTGCTGGCCCTGGTCGGTGCGGCCATGACCGGTCCGCGCCTGGGGAAATTCAACCGTGACGGCACGGCCAATGCCATCCCCGGCCACAACATGGTCTACGCCGTGACCGGGACGTTTGTCCTTTTCTTCGGCTGGTTCGGCTTCAACGCCGGCAGCACCCTGGCGGCCACCGACCTGCGCACCGCGGTGATTGCCACAAACACCTTCCTCGCCGGAACCGCCGGAGCCGTAACCGCCCTCTACTACGCCCTGGTCCGCAGCGGTCGGGCGGATGTGGTCATGGCCTGCAACGGCGCGCTGGCCGGCCTGGTGGGGATCACCGCTCCCTGCGCCTACGTGGCGCCGTGGGCGGCGGTGGTGATCGGCGCCGTCGGCGCCCTGATCATGGTGGGTGTGAGCGCCTTCGTCGAGCGGGTCCTCAAGGTGGACGACCCGGTGGGTGCCATCGCCGTGCACGCGGGCGGGGGGCTGTGGGGCCTGCTCGCGGTGGGAATTTTTGCCGACGGCACCTACGGAGGCGTCCGCGGGCTGATTACCGGAGCCGGAGGTCAGATGTTGGCGCAACTGGTGAGCATCGGCGCGGTCCTGGCCTGGAGCCTGGGGACCGGGTTCCTGATGTTCTGGTTCCTCAAGGCGACCATGGGCCTTCGGGCCTCGCCGGAGGAGGAGCTGTCGGGGCTGGACGTCCCCGAGCACGGGATCGAGTGCTACCCGGAACTGCAACTGGTCCCGGTTATGGGCGCCAGTGAGCCCCCGGCGATGCGACGGGAGGTGGGAGCATGA
- the glnA gene encoding type I glutamate--ammonia ligase, which yields MAKASLRPATLKPTTAAEVLELCQGTVEVRERQRVEVVDLRFVDLLGAWQHFSIPAGELSEELFAEGIGFDGSSIRGFQHIHESDMLLLPDPTTARIDPLGDPPTLAIICNVVDPITREPYTRDARFVAQKAERYLRASGIAEVSYWGPEVEFFVFDDVRFDQNQHSGYYYLDSMEGAWNTGREEKPNLGYKPRYKEGYFPVPPTDSLQPLRSRMVRRLLEAGLEVEAHHHEVGSGGQCEIDLRFTSLTEMGDRVLWYKYVVRNVARAAGKVVTFMPKPLFGDNGSGMHTHQSLWAAGANLFFDPRGYAQLSELAMYYIGGLIRHTPALLAFCAPTTNSYRRLVPGYEAPVNLAYAQRNRSACIRIPVYSASPGAKRIEYRCPDPTCNPYLAFAAMLMAGLDGIEQRIDPGAPMDVDLYELASGNGGAVPQVPASLPEVLDALEADHDFLLRGEVFTEDLIHAWIAYKRHKEVDAVRLRPHPWEFALYFDA from the coding sequence ATGGCCAAGGCCAGTTTGCGTCCTGCGACGCTCAAACCGACCACAGCCGCGGAGGTGCTGGAGCTGTGCCAGGGGACCGTGGAGGTGCGGGAGCGGCAGCGGGTGGAGGTGGTCGACCTGCGCTTCGTGGACCTGCTGGGCGCCTGGCAGCACTTCTCCATCCCGGCGGGTGAGCTGAGCGAGGAGCTGTTTGCGGAAGGCATCGGGTTCGACGGGTCCAGCATCCGCGGCTTCCAGCACATCCACGAGAGCGACATGCTCCTCCTCCCCGACCCGACCACCGCGCGCATCGACCCCCTGGGCGATCCTCCCACCCTGGCCATCATCTGCAACGTGGTCGACCCCATCACCCGAGAACCCTACACCCGGGACGCCCGGTTCGTGGCCCAGAAGGCGGAGCGCTACCTGCGGGCCTCAGGTATCGCCGAAGTCAGCTACTGGGGGCCGGAGGTGGAGTTCTTCGTCTTCGACGACGTGCGCTTCGACCAGAACCAGCACTCCGGCTACTACTACCTGGATTCCATGGAGGGCGCCTGGAACACCGGGCGGGAGGAGAAGCCCAACCTGGGCTACAAGCCGCGGTACAAGGAGGGCTACTTTCCCGTCCCGCCCACCGACTCCCTGCAGCCCCTGCGCTCGCGCATGGTCCGCCGCCTGCTGGAGGCCGGCCTGGAGGTGGAGGCGCACCACCACGAGGTGGGCAGCGGCGGGCAGTGCGAGATCGACCTGCGCTTTACCTCCCTCACCGAGATGGGCGACCGCGTCCTCTGGTACAAGTACGTCGTGCGCAACGTGGCCCGGGCCGCGGGCAAGGTCGTCACCTTCATGCCCAAGCCGCTGTTTGGAGACAACGGCTCGGGGATGCACACCCACCAGAGCCTGTGGGCGGCGGGCGCCAACCTGTTCTTCGACCCCCGCGGCTACGCCCAGCTCAGCGAGCTGGCCATGTACTACATCGGGGGGCTGATCAGGCATACCCCGGCCCTGCTGGCCTTCTGCGCCCCCACCACCAACTCGTACCGCCGCCTGGTACCCGGCTACGAGGCGCCGGTGAACCTGGCCTACGCCCAGCGCAACCGCAGCGCCTGCATCCGCATCCCCGTCTACTCCGCCAGCCCGGGGGCCAAGCGCATCGAGTACCGCTGCCCCGACCCCACCTGCAACCCCTACCTGGCCTTTGCCGCCATGCTCATGGCCGGCCTGGACGGCATCGAGCAGCGGATAGACCCCGGGGCGCCCATGGACGTGGACCTGTACGAACTGGCCAGCGGCAACGGCGGCGCGGTCCCGCAGGTGCCTGCCTCACTCCCCGAGGTGCTGGATGCCCTGGAGGCCGACCACGACTTCCTCCTGCGCGGCGAGGTCTTCACCGAAGACCTCATCCACGCCTGGATCGCCTACAAGCGCCACAAGGAGGTGGACGCGGTGCGGCTGCGGCCCCACCCGTGGGAGTTCGCCCTGTACTTTGACGCCTGA
- a CDS encoding homoserine dehydrogenase codes for MASRLPEIGVGLLGLGTVGAEVYRLLAERAEHIAGLVGRPCVVRRVAVARPGRPRRVRIPSSLLTTDGATVVEDPAVDIVVEVVGGVEPVRSLLLRALAGGKAVVTANKQLLAAHGAELLAAAAAAGVDLCFEASVGAGIPLIKPLRESLAADRIRLIEGILNGTTNYILTLMSREGRTFDDALAEAQARGFAEADPADDVDGHDAAAKLAILATVAFNTSLAAEQVYREGIGGVTPADIRHAAELGYVIKLLAVARDRDGALELRVHPALVPAGHLLAGISEERNAVLVEGEACGRVLFSGPGAGGAPTAAAVVGDIIDAARNRLRGAGGRTLSAPSVRREVHPMERLVIPFYLRLQVTDRPGVFARIATVFGEEQVSIASIVQKSRGEVADVVLLTHEAEEAAMRRVVVRLRAMDVVQVVGSVIRVVE; via the coding sequence ATGGCATCCCGGCTTCCGGAGATCGGCGTCGGCCTGCTCGGGCTGGGGACGGTGGGGGCGGAGGTCTACCGCCTCCTGGCGGAGCGGGCGGAGCACATCGCGGGCCTGGTGGGCCGGCCCTGCGTGGTGCGGCGCGTGGCCGTGGCCCGTCCCGGCCGGCCGCGGCGCGTGCGCATCCCTTCATCCTTGCTGACCACCGACGGGGCCACGGTGGTGGAGGATCCCGCCGTGGATATCGTGGTGGAGGTGGTGGGCGGGGTGGAGCCGGTCCGATCGCTCCTGCTGCGCGCCCTGGCTGGGGGCAAGGCCGTGGTCACTGCCAACAAGCAACTGCTGGCCGCGCACGGGGCGGAGCTGCTGGCTGCTGCGGCGGCGGCAGGCGTCGACCTCTGTTTCGAGGCCAGTGTGGGTGCGGGGATCCCGCTGATCAAACCGCTGCGCGAATCCCTGGCCGCCGACCGGATCCGCCTGATCGAGGGCATCCTCAACGGGACGACCAACTACATCCTCACCCTGATGAGCCGGGAGGGGCGGACCTTCGACGATGCGCTGGCCGAGGCGCAGGCCCGTGGGTTTGCGGAGGCGGATCCCGCCGACGACGTGGACGGACATGATGCGGCGGCCAAGCTGGCCATCCTAGCTACGGTAGCTTTCAATACCTCCCTGGCCGCGGAGCAGGTCTACCGCGAGGGGATCGGCGGGGTCACCCCCGCAGACATCCGGCACGCCGCGGAGCTGGGCTACGTCATCAAACTCCTGGCCGTGGCCCGCGACCGGGACGGCGCCCTGGAGTTGCGCGTCCACCCCGCCCTCGTCCCGGCCGGCCACCTCCTGGCCGGGATTTCTGAAGAGCGCAACGCCGTGCTGGTGGAAGGGGAAGCCTGCGGTCGGGTGCTCTTCAGTGGGCCCGGTGCCGGGGGTGCGCCTACCGCGGCGGCAGTGGTGGGCGATATCATCGACGCAGCGCGCAACCGCCTCCGCGGTGCCGGCGGGCGCACCCTCTCCGCCCCTTCGGTGCGCCGCGAAGTGCACCCCATGGAGCGTCTGGTCATCCCCTTCTACCTGCGCCTCCAGGTGACCGATCGCCCCGGCGTCTTCGCCCGGATCGCCACAGTCTTCGGCGAGGAGCAGGTGAGCATCGCCTCCATCGTGCAAAAGAGCCGCGGCGAGGTGGCCGACGTCGTCCTGCTGACCCACGAGGCGGAAGAGGCGGCCATGCGCCGCGTGGTGGTGAGGCTGCGGGCTATGGACGTGGTGCAGGTGGTGGGCAGCGTCATCCGGGTTGTGGAGTAG
- a CDS encoding SPFH domain-containing protein, translated as MAVGWIVAAGVVLLGAAFAVWALRYTKVGPNEVLIISGRRRTVADPRGGKRTVGYRLVHGGGTFVWPIKEKVQRMSLELMTLEVRTPEVYTAMAVPVTVDGVAQIKVKGDDASIALAAEQFLSRSREEVMRTLLQTLEGHMRAILGTMVVEEIYRGRQELARRVREAAAEDLGKMGMEIISLTIRNVTDSQGYLEALARPRIAQVKRDAVKGEAEAEWEAQQARFAADTRIEAARRDMEISKAGFEAEVKQKRAEADLSYDLQRFKMAQRVKAEEVQVGIVEKQKAVELQAQEILRREKELVATVLKPAEVERQKVELLAEAEHYRLKAEGQGRAEEIRARGTAEAAVIKEKGLAEAEAMLRKADSWGRYNEAAISELFINVLPQLARAVSEPLARTEKIVVVGSDGKGTGASRITGDVAQVVAQLPAVIEALTGIKLHKLLERLPALAAAGRSEPGDREAPAGEV; from the coding sequence ATGGCAGTGGGATGGATCGTGGCTGCGGGCGTGGTGCTGCTGGGCGCCGCCTTCGCCGTCTGGGCGCTGCGGTACACGAAGGTCGGCCCCAACGAGGTGCTGATCATCTCCGGCCGGCGGCGCACGGTGGCGGACCCCAGGGGAGGGAAGCGCACTGTGGGCTACCGCCTGGTGCACGGCGGGGGCACCTTCGTCTGGCCAATCAAAGAGAAGGTGCAGCGCATGTCCCTGGAGCTGATGACCCTGGAGGTGCGCACCCCCGAGGTATACACGGCCATGGCCGTCCCCGTCACCGTGGACGGGGTGGCGCAGATCAAGGTGAAGGGCGACGACGCCTCCATCGCCCTGGCCGCGGAACAGTTCCTCTCCCGGTCGCGGGAGGAGGTGATGCGCACCCTGCTGCAGACCCTGGAAGGGCACATGCGCGCCATCCTGGGGACCATGGTGGTAGAGGAGATCTACCGCGGGCGGCAGGAGCTGGCCCGCCGCGTGCGCGAGGCCGCCGCGGAAGACCTGGGGAAGATGGGGATGGAGATCATCTCCCTGACCATCCGCAACGTCACCGACAGTCAGGGCTACCTGGAGGCGCTGGCCCGCCCCCGCATCGCCCAGGTGAAGCGCGACGCGGTGAAGGGCGAGGCGGAGGCGGAGTGGGAGGCGCAGCAGGCCCGCTTTGCCGCCGACACCCGCATCGAGGCGGCGCGGCGGGACATGGAGATCAGCAAGGCAGGCTTCGAGGCGGAGGTGAAGCAGAAGCGGGCCGAGGCCGACCTGAGCTACGACCTGCAGCGGTTCAAGATGGCCCAGCGGGTGAAGGCGGAGGAAGTGCAGGTGGGCATTGTGGAGAAGCAGAAGGCCGTGGAGCTGCAGGCGCAGGAGATCCTCCGCCGGGAGAAAGAGCTGGTGGCCACCGTGCTCAAGCCCGCCGAGGTCGAGCGGCAGAAGGTGGAACTTCTGGCGGAGGCCGAGCACTACCGCCTCAAGGCGGAGGGGCAGGGGCGGGCCGAGGAGATCCGCGCCCGGGGGACGGCCGAGGCCGCGGTGATCAAGGAGAAGGGCCTGGCGGAGGCCGAGGCCATGCTGCGTAAGGCCGACTCCTGGGGGCGGTACAACGAGGCGGCCATCAGCGAGCTATTCATCAACGTCCTGCCCCAGCTGGCCCGCGCGGTGAGCGAGCCGCTGGCCAGGACCGAGAAGATCGTGGTGGTGGGCAGCGACGGGAAGGGCACCGGTGCCTCCCGGATCACCGGCGACGTGGCCCAGGTGGTGGCGCAGCTACCGGCCGTGATCGAGGCGCTGACCGGGATCAAGCTGCACAAGCTCCTGGAGCGGCTCCCCGCCCTGGCGGCGGCCGGCCGCAGCGAGCCCGGGGACCGCGAGGCGCCTGCCGGGGAGGTGTAG